The window TGCTATAGGTGCGGATCATGTGCTCGATTATACGAAAGAAGACTTCACGGTGAATGGGATACAATATGATTTGATACTTGATGTTGTCGGAAACAAATCCATTTTCAGATTGAAGCGTGCACTAAGGAATGGTGGTGCCTATGTCATGATTGGAGGACCCATGTCGCGGATTATCCTAAATCTGTTGTGGGCTCCGTTTGTTTCTCTGCTTGAAAAGAAGAAGATAAAAGTGCTCGTCCATAAACCCAATCACGGAGATCAGCTGGTTTGGAAAGAGCTTGTCGAATCAGGCCAAGTCACACCCGTCATTGATCGGCAGTACCCGTTACATCAGGCAGCCCAGGCGCTTCAGGATCTTGGAAATGGTTCTGTAAAAGGAAAAGCTGTCGTCTGCCTGAAGCTTTAGACAATATGACGGTAAACTCTTGTCAAACGTTTACTCGCAACCTAATCGTTAGGAGAGATGTGTATGAGTGCTTTGGTTATCGGTTTTGAAGAAGTGGACAATACGCAGCTTTTGCTCGTTGGCGGAAAAGGGCTCCACTTAGGGGAATTATCAAAAGTGGAAGGAATACAGGTGCCCGAAGGCTTTTGTGTTACAACAGCGGGATTTCAACAAGCCCTCGAACATAACGAACCGTATCACGATTTACTGAATCGGCTATCCATGCTAAACGCAGATAATCGGAATCAGATTGATGAAATCAGCAGGAAGATTCGGGACATCATTTTGGAAATCGAAATTCCTTCCGATGTTGTGAAAGCAGTAACTCTTAAACTTTCCCAGCTTGGCGAAGAACACGCTTATGCAGTACGTTCCAGTGCAACTTCTGAAGATTTACCGCACGCTTCTTTTGCTGGTCAACATGACACTTATCTGAATATCATCGGCAAAGAGTCAATCATCCAGCACATTCGCAAATGTTGGGCTTCTCTTTTTACGGAACGCGCGGTAATCTACCGTATACTCAATGGATTTGATCACCATCAAGTTCATTTATCGGTAATCGTTCAAAAGATGGTTCTCCCGCAGGCTTCAGGAATTCTATTCACTGCTGATCCGGTTACTTCTAACCGAAAGCTGCTGTCCATCGATGCCAGTTTGGGACTTGGCGAAGCCTTGGTCTCAGGCCTGGTATCTGCTGATTGCTATAAAGTACAGGGAGAGGATATCGTTAATAAACGGATAGCAGCTAAGAAACTGGCGATTTATGGGGTAAAAGAAGGCGGGACAGTGACCCGTGAGATCGGTCCCGATCTGCAGAAGACGCAAACACTTACGGATGAGCAAATTTTACAGCTCGCACGCATCGGAAGACAGATTGAGGCTTATTTGGGTTGCCCGCAGGATATCGAGTGGTGTCTGGACCAGGATAACTTTTATATTGTCCAGAGCCGGCCCATCACTACGTTATACCCGGTCCCGGAAGCCAATGACCCGGACAATCACGTCTATGTATCTGTCGGTCATCAGCAAATGATGACGGACCCTTTGAAACCACTCGGAATGTCGATTTTCCAGTTCACTTCCTTTGGCCCCCGCTATAAAGCAGGTGGAAGATTATTTGTTGATGTAACACAAATGCTGGCTTCACCGGAAAGCCGGGAAAAGTTATTACATACCTTTGGGCAACACGAGCCGCTCATTCATGATGCAATCTCGACCATAATAAAGCGGGATTTTATACAAATATGGCCAAGAAATGATAAGGACACGCTGAATCCCCCTAAAAGTAATACAGAAATGTCCTCTTCAGGTCTTCAAGCCCGGAGTGAAATCGATCCTGAAATCGTACCCTATTTGATTAAAAACACCCAAACATCAATAGAAGCTTTAAAACAAACGATCCAAACGAAATCCGGATTAGAATTAATGGACTTTATTCAAGAGGACATACAAGAGCTGAAGAAAATTCTCTTCGACAAGCAAAGTTCAGCTGTGATTACGGCTGCGATGGATGCTTCACTATGGATCAATGAAAAGATGAACGAATGGTTAGGTGAAAAAAACGCTGCAGATACCCTATCTCAATCTGTACCAGGCAATATTACTTCGGAAATGGGTCTTGCATTGTTAGAAGTCGCAGATGTGATTCGGCCATTTCCGGAAGTTATTGACTATTTACAGCGTGTTAAAGATGATTATTTCATGGATGAACTGGTTAAGCTTGAAGGCGGCCAGGAAGTCCAAGACGCTTTGTATGATTATCTCAGCAAATACGGAATGCGTTGTGCCGGAGAAATCGATATTACCAGAACCCGCTGGAGCGAACAACCGACTATACTGATCCCAATCCTTCTGGGTAACATTAAGAACCTTGAGCCTAATGCCGGCACGCGGAAATTTGAGCAAGGTCTACAGGAAGCCTTGAACAAAGAGCAAGAGCTATTAGAGCGACTGCTGCAATTACCGGATGGTGCGCAAAAAGCCAAAGAAACCAAAGTAATGATCGACCGTATCCGTAATTTCAGCGGGTATAGGGAATATCCCAATTATGGCATGGTTAATCGGTATTTCATTTATAAACAAGCCTTATTGAAAGAAGCTGAGCAACTCGTACAAGCAGGCGTTATTCATGAACAAGCAGATATTTACTATCTTACGTACGAAGAACTTCAAGAAGTCATTCGCAGCCATAAACTGGATTATCAGACGATCAGCAAACGAAAAGACGAGTATAAAATATATGAAAAACTAACCCCGCCACGTGTAATAACATCTGATGGTGAAATCATTACAGGTGAGTACAAAAGGGGTGATTTACCATCTGATGCTATTATAGGTCTGCCAGTATCTTCAGGAGTAATAGAAGGACGGGCACGGGTCATTATCCATATGGAAGAGGCCAATCTAGATGATGGAGACATACTCGTGACCTCCTTTACTGACCCCAGCTGGACAGCATTGTTCGTATCCATAAAAGGCCTGGTTACCGAAGTTGGCGGATTAATGACCCATGGAGCAGTTATCGCACGCGAATATGGCTTACCCGCAGTTGTCGGAGTGGAGAATGCTACCCAACGGATCCAAGACGGGCAACAAATTCGTGTAAATGGAACTGAAGGGTATATTGAAATATTGTAACTAGCTTATCCGTAAGCATATTCAAGCTTTTGTTCGCAA of the Paenibacillus pedocola genome contains:
- the ppsA gene encoding phosphoenolpyruvate synthase, producing MSALVIGFEEVDNTQLLLVGGKGLHLGELSKVEGIQVPEGFCVTTAGFQQALEHNEPYHDLLNRLSMLNADNRNQIDEISRKIRDIILEIEIPSDVVKAVTLKLSQLGEEHAYAVRSSATSEDLPHASFAGQHDTYLNIIGKESIIQHIRKCWASLFTERAVIYRILNGFDHHQVHLSVIVQKMVLPQASGILFTADPVTSNRKLLSIDASLGLGEALVSGLVSADCYKVQGEDIVNKRIAAKKLAIYGVKEGGTVTREIGPDLQKTQTLTDEQILQLARIGRQIEAYLGCPQDIEWCLDQDNFYIVQSRPITTLYPVPEANDPDNHVYVSVGHQQMMTDPLKPLGMSIFQFTSFGPRYKAGGRLFVDVTQMLASPESREKLLHTFGQHEPLIHDAISTIIKRDFIQIWPRNDKDTLNPPKSNTEMSSSGLQARSEIDPEIVPYLIKNTQTSIEALKQTIQTKSGLELMDFIQEDIQELKKILFDKQSSAVITAAMDASLWINEKMNEWLGEKNAADTLSQSVPGNITSEMGLALLEVADVIRPFPEVIDYLQRVKDDYFMDELVKLEGGQEVQDALYDYLSKYGMRCAGEIDITRTRWSEQPTILIPILLGNIKNLEPNAGTRKFEQGLQEALNKEQELLERLLQLPDGAQKAKETKVMIDRIRNFSGYREYPNYGMVNRYFIYKQALLKEAEQLVQAGVIHEQADIYYLTYEELQEVIRSHKLDYQTISKRKDEYKIYEKLTPPRVITSDGEIITGEYKRGDLPSDAIIGLPVSSGVIEGRARVIIHMEEANLDDGDILVTSFTDPSWTALFVSIKGLVTEVGGLMTHGAVIAREYGLPAVVGVENATQRIQDGQQIRVNGTEGYIEIL